In uncultured Bacteroides sp., one genomic interval encodes:
- a CDS encoding leucine-rich repeat domain-containing protein: protein MKPSSTFKQLLVITNSLLITICLFLSFKFRAQDDSQVIIHVEKAGTLSTLIKSKNKYSITDLTLSGNLNGTDITFIREMAGGGSLKSIKTEGMLTKLDLANANIVEGGDKYFNDFLTKDNSITDYMFAELFKLTKLVIPNNINSICNGAFSGCFCLTTFTIPKNVTAIGDFAFAGCFGLKSISIPNGITSIGNYAFTGCYGLTSFNIPSNVSFIGEYAFTGCSGLQKIYCNSTVSPKISGTDKFKGIDASMCRLYIPNNTYDDYSNAEGWNYFSNIIEEK from the coding sequence ATGAAACCAAGTTCAACTTTTAAGCAATTATTAGTAATTACAAATTCATTACTAATAACTATTTGCTTATTTTTAAGCTTTAAATTCCGTGCGCAAGATGATTCACAAGTAATTATTCATGTAGAGAAAGCAGGAACATTGTCTACCCTGATAAAGTCAAAAAATAAATATTCAATTACCGATCTCACATTGTCGGGTAATCTGAATGGTACAGATATTACTTTTATTCGTGAAATGGCCGGAGGAGGGAGTCTAAAAAGCATAAAGACTGAAGGCATGCTCACTAAACTTGATTTGGCTAATGCTAATATTGTTGAAGGTGGCGATAAATATTTCAATGACTTTCTGACAAAAGATAATTCGATTACAGACTATATGTTTGCAGAACTATTCAAACTAACGAAACTGGTTATACCAAACAATATAAATTCAATCTGTAATGGAGCTTTTTCTGGATGTTTCTGCCTGACAACATTTACCATACCGAAGAATGTTACAGCTATTGGAGATTTTGCTTTTGCAGGATGCTTTGGTCTGAAGTCAATATCAATACCAAACGGCATTACATCAATCGGGAATTATGCATTTACCGGATGTTATGGATTGACATCATTTAATATACCAAGCAATGTTTCTTTTATAGGAGAATATGCTTTTACAGGTTGTAGCGGGTTACAGAAAATATACTGTAATAGTACTGTTTCTCCTAAAATAAGCGGAACTGATAAATTTAAAGGAATAGATGCATCCATGTGCAGGCTTTATATTCCAAATAACACATACGATGATTATTCCAATGCTGAGGGTTGGAACTATTTTTCAAATATAATTGAAGAGAAATAA
- a CDS encoding slipin family protein, whose product MRNDSSVATLLFIVIAVIGALLAFAVDSEFKSAISQTILVLFFFAAVFTAWSTKVATQWNRAVVLRLGRFQSLRGPGIFFIIPIIDSIPYWIDIRVISSAFKAEKTLTKDTVPVDVDAVLFWKVVDPKKAALDVAEYNSAIAWASQTALRDVIGKTMLADMLEGRDKISAILQTIIDERTEPWGINVISVEVKDVLIPQGLEAAMSMQAQAERERQARVILGDSERQIASKFVEAANTYGDNPDAFHLRAMNMLYEGLKTNSTIVVVPSTAVESMGLGGLAGTVALADVVKREKAKAKYTPRSDD is encoded by the coding sequence ATGAGAAATGATAGTTCTGTTGCAACCTTGCTCTTTATTGTAATAGCTGTAATAGGAGCACTTTTGGCATTTGCTGTAGATAGTGAATTTAAGTCTGCAATAAGCCAGACTATATTGGTTCTGTTTTTCTTTGCTGCCGTGTTTACAGCATGGTCAACAAAAGTTGCAACTCAGTGGAACAGAGCTGTTGTATTGCGTCTTGGTAGATTTCAGTCATTAAGAGGACCTGGGATATTCTTTATTATTCCTATAATTGATTCTATACCTTACTGGATTGATATTCGTGTTATCAGCTCAGCGTTTAAAGCAGAAAAGACATTGACCAAAGATACTGTTCCCGTTGATGTAGATGCTGTGCTTTTCTGGAAAGTAGTTGATCCTAAAAAAGCTGCTTTGGATGTAGCCGAATACAATAGTGCAATAGCCTGGGCTTCACAAACAGCACTTCGGGATGTTATTGGTAAAACAATGCTTGCTGATATGTTGGAAGGACGTGATAAAATTAGTGCCATATTGCAAACTATTATTGACGAAAGAACTGAGCCTTGGGGAATTAATGTAATCTCCGTTGAAGTTAAGGATGTACTTATCCCGCAAGGATTAGAAGCTGCCATGTCTATGCAGGCACAAGCTGAGCGAGAACGTCAGGCCAGGGTTATCTTAGGCGATTCTGAACGACAGATTGCCAGTAAGTTTGTTGAAGCGGCTAATACTTATGGCGATAATCCCGATGCTTTTCATCTTCGTGCCATGAATATGCTTTATGAAGGATTAAAAACAAATTCTACAATTGTGGTAGTGCCTAGTACAGCTGTAGAGAGTATGGGACTTGGCGGTTTAGCCGGAACGGTAGCTTTAGCAGATGTCGTTAAAAGGGAAAAGGCTAAAGCTAAATATACCCCTCGATCAGATGATTGA
- a CDS encoding alpha/beta hydrolase → MRKRNFGYNAIAIVCLSFMINGCSNMAKTSRYSEIYKQNVASANVSGLGEYAQDKAAERKIDMSQFKATELDIPYAFGGRTNPAQRLDIIYPSVGEAPYKVIMVFHGGGWAYGNKDSETISSIMLATTQGYAVVTVNYRLSSQAVWPAPLFDAKAAVRFIRANADKYKLDATNIVVWGNSSGGHIAEMLGATNGIPEYEDLAMGSAKSSSDVQGIVSWYGVADMSDFPTLKEPANQEMGFNTQIPEYKEKAQKASPLYLVTKNFPPILLVHGTNDQVVHYRQSVKLLEAIKNVCNDDRASLKTFDGAGHGDAVIKTWNNVMDNLNFVDKVLWPYGVNPFRNDNKIDIKVL, encoded by the coding sequence ATGAGAAAACGAAATTTTGGATATAATGCAATTGCTATTGTTTGTTTGTCATTTATGATAAATGGTTGTAGTAATATGGCCAAAACAAGCAGGTATTCAGAAATCTACAAACAGAATGTTGCTTCAGCAAATGTTTCTGGATTAGGTGAATATGCTCAGGATAAGGCTGCTGAAAGAAAAATAGATATGTCGCAGTTTAAAGCAACAGAATTGGATATACCTTATGCTTTTGGTGGACGAACAAATCCAGCTCAACGCTTAGATATTATATATCCGTCTGTAGGAGAGGCTCCATACAAAGTAATAATGGTGTTTCATGGTGGTGGATGGGCATATGGTAATAAAGATTCCGAAACGATATCTTCTATTATGTTAGCTACTACTCAAGGTTATGCAGTTGTAACTGTAAATTATCGCCTCTCTAGCCAGGCTGTTTGGCCTGCACCGCTTTTTGATGCAAAAGCAGCTGTGCGCTTTATTCGTGCAAATGCCGATAAGTACAAGTTAGATGCTACAAATATTGTTGTTTGGGGAAACTCTTCAGGCGGACATATTGCTGAGATGTTAGGTGCCACAAATGGAATACCTGAATATGAAGACCTGGCAATGGGTAGTGCAAAGTCTTCATCTGATGTGCAAGGAATTGTTTCCTGGTATGGGGTAGCTGATATGAGTGATTTTCCTACATTAAAGGAACCTGCAAATCAGGAAATGGGATTTAATACTCAGATACCAGAATACAAAGAAAAAGCTCAGAAAGCAAGTCCGCTTTATCTTGTAACAAAGAATTTTCCTCCAATTCTTCTTGTACATGGAACGAACGATCAGGTGGTTCATTATCGTCAATCTGTTAAATTGTTAGAAGCTATAAAAAATGTATGTAATGATGATCGTGCTTCACTTAAAACTTTTGATGGAGCAGGACATGGAGATGCAGTTATTAAAACCTGGAATAATGTGATGGACAATTTGAATTTTGTTGATAAGGTATTATGGCCTTATGGAGTAAATCCTTTCAGAAATGATAATAAAATTGATATAAAGGTTTTATAA
- the ltrA gene encoding group II intron reverse transcriptase/maturase → MKGRMQKISAVNDSCPQKNRTESEGYVGVQTFIGITENNLTEVHFTKDDLLERILSPANLNKAYKQVLSNGGSGGVDKMETEELLPFLKLHKDKLVTSLMDGNYHPNPVRRVEIPKDNGKKRQLGIPTVVDRLIQQAISQVLSPIYEREFSNNSFGFRPKRSAHKALQTAQSYINAGNKYAVDLDLEKFFDTVNQSKLIEILSRRIKDGRVISLIHKYLRAGVIIGHKFEKSSRGVPQGGPLSPLLSNIMLNELDKELEHRGHPFVRYADDCMIFCKSKRSASRTMKHIICFIEETLFLRVNREKTKAGYVRGMRFLGYSFYNIKGGFRLSVHPKSYAKLKARLKELTGRSNGMGYDKRKYELHQFIRGWIEYFKLADMQNHLKRIDQWLRRRLRMCIWKYWKKIKTRSDNLIRCGIDKVRALSFSNARKSYWRMARCQILKEAISNENLSKAGYPCLMDYYRKVAS, encoded by the coding sequence ATGAAGGGAAGAATGCAGAAAATATCAGCAGTGAATGATAGCTGCCCGCAAAAGAATAGGACGGAATCCGAAGGCTATGTGGGAGTGCAGACTTTTATAGGGATTACTGAAAACAACCTCACGGAAGTGCATTTTACAAAAGATGATTTACTGGAACGTATATTGTCGCCTGCCAATTTGAACAAGGCTTATAAACAGGTCCTATCGAATGGTGGCAGTGGAGGTGTCGATAAAATGGAAACAGAAGAACTTCTTCCGTTTCTGAAACTCCATAAAGATAAACTGGTAACATCTTTAATGGATGGTAATTACCATCCTAATCCTGTTCGTAGGGTAGAAATCCCTAAGGACAATGGCAAGAAACGCCAGCTTGGTATCCCTACCGTAGTTGACCGTCTTATTCAACAAGCCATATCACAAGTTTTGTCTCCGATTTATGAACGTGAATTCAGTAACAACAGCTTCGGTTTTCGTCCGAAACGCAGTGCGCATAAAGCGCTGCAAACGGCCCAGAGTTATATTAATGCAGGTAATAAATATGCCGTAGATTTAGATTTGGAGAAGTTTTTCGATACAGTCAACCAAAGCAAGCTGATAGAAATTCTTTCCCGCAGGATAAAAGATGGGAGAGTGATTTCTCTTATCCATAAATATCTCCGCGCGGGAGTTATAATTGGTCATAAATTTGAGAAAAGCAGTCGGGGAGTTCCTCAAGGTGGTCCCCTTAGTCCGCTACTGAGCAATATAATGCTCAATGAACTGGACAAAGAACTGGAACACCGAGGACATCCATTTGTCCGCTATGCAGATGATTGCATGATATTTTGCAAAAGTAAACGCTCTGCCAGTCGTACGATGAAGCACATCATTTGTTTTATCGAAGAAACCCTCTTTCTGAGGGTAAACCGAGAGAAAACGAAAGCAGGATATGTGCGGGGCATGAGGTTCTTAGGTTATTCCTTTTATAATATCAAAGGAGGATTTCGCTTATCTGTACACCCCAAAAGTTATGCAAAACTGAAAGCCCGATTGAAAGAGCTGACAGGTCGCAGTAATGGTATGGGATACGATAAACGCAAATACGAACTTCATCAATTCATTCGTGGCTGGATTGAATACTTCAAACTGGCAGACATGCAAAACCATCTGAAGAGAATAGATCAATGGCTCCGTCGTCGGCTTCGTATGTGTATATGGAAATACTGGAAGAAGATAAAGACCCGTTCCGATAATTTGATTCGTTGTGGGATAGACAAAGTTCGTGCTTTGAGTTTTTCCAATGCCCGTAAAAGCTACTGGCGCATGGCTAGATGTCAAATCCTGAAGGAAGCTATAAGCAACGAAAACCTTAGCAAAGCGGGCTATCCTTGTCTGATGGATTATTACCGTAAAGTGGCATCGTAA
- a CDS encoding PadR family transcriptional regulator, translating into MNADNVKSQMRKGMLEYCILLLVHKEPAYASDIIQKLKEAKLIVVEGTLYPLLTRLKNDDLLEYEWVESTQGPPRKYYKLTSKGEVFLGELETAWKELNETVNHITINESIIE; encoded by the coding sequence ATGAATGCAGACAATGTTAAATCGCAAATGCGCAAGGGGATGCTCGAATATTGCATCTTATTATTGGTGCATAAGGAGCCTGCCTATGCTTCTGATATTATTCAGAAACTGAAAGAGGCAAAGCTGATTGTGGTAGAGGGAACACTTTATCCGTTGCTCACTCGGCTGAAAAATGATGATTTGCTTGAATATGAATGGGTGGAGTCTACTCAAGGTCCACCACGTAAATATTATAAGCTAACTTCTAAGGGAGAAGTTTTTTTGGGCGAACTTGAAACTGCCTGGAAAGAACTGAATGAAACTGTAAATCATATTACAATAAACGAATCTATAATAGAATGA
- a CDS encoding PspC domain-containing protein, with the protein MKKTLTVNLGGTVFHIDEDAYHLLDKYLANLKVHFRKEVGAEEIVKDMELRISELFTEKVNSGVQVITVEYVEEVIKRMGKPEELSDEEVKEEKVAGEPRQEPYSSGESDQTRRRFYRNPDDKILGGLASGLAAYMGWDPTLVRLLLIVLVFFGVGVVIPIYIVCWIVVPEAHSAAEKLAMRGEKVTVENIGKTVTDGFEKVAGGVNDYVNSGKPRTALQKLGDAFVQVVGVFIKVLLVLLAIVFCPVLFVLIMVLFALIIAAFSIVLGGGAAFVSWLPFINDWSLISTSPVNIVLACITGIALVGIPLAGLVFSIFRKLLDWKPMSPTVKTILVILWVISLIASIILFPIIGIPYWDHHIYTITI; encoded by the coding sequence ATGAAAAAAACATTGACTGTGAATTTAGGAGGCACGGTTTTCCACATTGATGAAGACGCGTACCATTTGTTAGATAAATATCTGGCTAATCTTAAAGTGCATTTTCGTAAAGAAGTTGGAGCTGAAGAGATTGTGAAGGATATGGAACTTAGAATCTCGGAACTTTTTACTGAAAAAGTAAATTCAGGCGTTCAGGTAATCACTGTAGAATATGTTGAAGAAGTTATTAAACGTATGGGAAAACCTGAAGAACTTTCCGATGAAGAAGTGAAAGAAGAAAAGGTTGCAGGCGAACCTCGTCAGGAACCATATTCAAGTGGCGAATCTGATCAGACCCGCCGTCGTTTCTATCGTAATCCTGACGATAAGATATTAGGTGGTTTAGCCTCTGGGTTAGCAGCATATATGGGATGGGATCCTACTTTGGTTCGATTACTTTTAATTGTATTGGTATTTTTTGGAGTAGGGGTTGTAATTCCTATTTATATAGTTTGCTGGATTGTAGTTCCTGAGGCTCATAGTGCAGCAGAAAAGCTTGCTATGAGAGGGGAGAAAGTTACAGTTGAAAATATTGGCAAAACAGTAACTGATGGATTTGAAAAAGTTGCTGGAGGAGTAAATGATTATGTGAATTCGGGCAAACCGCGTACGGCTTTACAAAAGTTAGGAGATGCATTTGTACAAGTTGTAGGAGTCTTTATAAAGGTATTACTTGTATTGTTGGCTATTGTATTCTGTCCCGTATTATTTGTCCTGATTATGGTTCTTTTTGCACTTATAATAGCTGCTTTTTCAATAGTTCTGGGTGGTGGTGCTGCATTTGTAAGCTGGCTTCCTTTCATAAACGATTGGAGCTTAATTTCCACCTCACCAGTTAATATTGTTTTAGCATGTATTACAGGTATAGCATTAGTGGGTATTCCTTTAGCAGGACTAGTTTTTTCAATCTTCCGTAAATTGCTAGACTGGAAACCTATGTCTCCAACTGTTAAAACCATACTGGTTATACTTTGGGTTATAAGTTTAATTGCATCTATTATATTATTCCCGATAATCGGTATTCCATATTGGGATCATCACATTTACACAATCACTATTTAA
- the atpD gene encoding F0F1 ATP synthase subunit beta, translating to MSQIIGHISQVIGPVVDVFFESTGEKVKLPSIHDAMEIKRKNGKTLIVEVQQHIGENTVRTVAMDSTDGLQRGLEVIALGTPITMPIGDQVKGRLMNVIGEAVDGMEELDKSGSYPIHREPPKFDELTTSREVLYTGIKVIDLLEPYSKGGKIGLFGGAGVGKTVLIMELINNIAKKGNGFSVFAGVGERTREGNDLLREMIESGVIRYGEKFKESMAKGNWDLSLVDKTEIAKSQATLVYGQMNEPPGARSSVALSGLSVAESFRDSGASDGVQKDILLFIDNIFRFTQAGSEVSALLGRMPSAVGYQPTLATEMGAMQERITSTKNGSITSVQAVYVPADDLTDPAPATTFSHLDATTVLSRKITELGIYPAVDPLESTSRILDPLVVGQEHYDTAQRVKQILQRNKELQDIIAILGMEELSDEDRLTVNRARRVQRFLSQPFTVAEQFTGVQGVMVSIEDTIKGFKMIMDGEVDYLPESAFLNVGTIEEAIEKGKKLLAQAK from the coding sequence ATGTCACAGATAATAGGACATATCTCACAAGTAATTGGTCCAGTAGTGGATGTATTCTTTGAGAGTACGGGTGAAAAGGTTAAATTGCCGAGTATCCATGATGCCATGGAAATTAAGCGTAAGAATGGAAAAACGCTTATTGTTGAAGTTCAGCAGCATATTGGTGAGAATACAGTTCGTACAGTAGCTATGGATAGTACTGACGGATTACAAAGAGGATTAGAAGTTATTGCTTTGGGAACCCCAATTACAATGCCTATCGGTGATCAGGTAAAAGGGCGTTTGATGAATGTGATAGGGGAGGCTGTTGATGGTATGGAAGAACTGGATAAGAGTGGTTCGTATCCTATTCACCGTGAACCTCCTAAATTTGACGAATTAACAACTTCAAGAGAAGTACTATACACAGGTATTAAGGTAATCGACCTATTGGAACCTTATTCAAAAGGTGGTAAGATTGGTTTGTTCGGTGGTGCCGGTGTGGGAAAGACTGTCTTGATTATGGAGTTAATTAATAATATTGCTAAAAAAGGAAATGGTTTTTCTGTATTTGCTGGTGTTGGAGAACGTACTCGTGAAGGTAACGATTTGCTTCGTGAAATGATTGAGTCTGGTGTTATCCGATATGGCGAAAAATTCAAGGAATCAATGGCTAAAGGAAACTGGGATTTATCTTTAGTCGATAAAACTGAAATAGCAAAATCTCAGGCTACATTGGTGTATGGACAGATGAATGAACCTCCAGGTGCACGTTCTTCTGTTGCTCTTTCCGGACTATCTGTAGCAGAATCTTTCCGTGATTCAGGTGCTTCTGATGGAGTACAAAAAGATATCTTATTATTTATTGATAATATATTCCGTTTTACTCAGGCTGGTTCTGAAGTGTCTGCTTTGTTAGGACGTATGCCGTCTGCTGTAGGATACCAACCAACATTGGCAACAGAGATGGGTGCTATGCAGGAACGTATTACATCAACAAAGAATGGTTCAATTACTTCTGTTCAGGCTGTTTATGTACCTGCAGATGACTTGACCGACCCTGCTCCGGCAACAACTTTCTCTCACTTGGATGCAACTACTGTACTTAGCCGTAAGATTACAGAGTTGGGTATCTATCCGGCTGTAGACCCATTGGAATCTACTTCACGTATTCTGGACCCATTAGTTGTTGGTCAGGAACATTACGATACAGCTCAACGAGTAAAACAGATTCTGCAACGTAATAAGGAACTTCAGGATATCATTGCTATTCTAGGTATGGAAGAATTGTCTGACGAAGACCGATTAACAGTAAATCGTGCCCGTCGTGTACAACGTTTCTTATCTCAACCATTTACAGTGGCTGAACAGTTTACCGGAGTACAAGGCGTTATGGTTTCTATCGAAGATACTATTAAAGGATTCAAGATGATTATGGATGGTGAAGTTGACTACCTTCCAGAATCAGCCTTCCTGAATGTAGGTACAATTGAAGAAGCTATTGAAAAAGGTAAGAAACTTTTGGCTCAGGCTAAATAA
- the atpC gene encoding ATP synthase F1 subunit epsilon, whose translation MKLEILSPEQTLYKGDVDVVTLPGTLGRFTILQDHAPMISSLKEGIIRIKPYEGEEVELSIKGGFVEVKRNQVSVCVE comes from the coding sequence ATGAAATTAGAAATATTATCGCCGGAACAGACACTTTACAAAGGTGATGTAGATGTTGTAACTTTACCAGGAACTCTTGGTAGATTTACAATACTGCAGGACCATGCCCCTATGATTTCTTCTTTAAAAGAGGGAATAATAAGGATAAAGCCTTATGAAGGTGAAGAAGTGGAGCTTTCCATAAAAGGAGGATTTGTAGAAGTCAAACGGAACCAGGTATCTGTTTGCGTAGAATAG
- the atpB gene encoding F0F1 ATP synthase subunit A: MFIPVLSISANESKGEGGVDVKEIVFGHIGDSYEWHITTWGETHISIPLPVIVMGNNGQWHMFFSSEFHHSPTGEHEGFYIAKEGQYKGKIVEKDSAGAEIRPVDLSITKTAFAIILNSILLCIVILSVARWSKRSPNQAPKGFIGFMEMFIMDINDNVIKACIGKGYERYAPYLLTVFFFIFFNNIMGLIPIFPGGANVTGNIAITLTLACCTLLAVNLFGTKEYWKEIFWPDVPLALKPIMIPIEIVGILTKPFALMIRLFANMMAGHSVILSLVCLVFITAVMGPTLNGSMTVLSVFFGIFMNILELLVAYIQAYVFTMLSAVFIGLSQVHGHHAK, translated from the coding sequence ATGTTTATACCCGTGTTGTCAATCTCTGCCAACGAGTCAAAGGGTGAAGGTGGAGTAGATGTGAAAGAAATTGTATTCGGTCACATCGGTGATTCTTACGAATGGCACATCACTACATGGGGAGAAACTCATATATCTATTCCGTTACCTGTTATTGTAATGGGGAATAATGGTCAATGGCACATGTTTTTTTCTTCTGAATTCCATCATTCTCCAACGGGCGAACATGAAGGCTTTTATATAGCTAAAGAAGGACAATATAAAGGAAAAATTGTAGAAAAAGACTCTGCTGGTGCTGAAATCAGACCTGTAGATTTGTCTATTACCAAAACAGCTTTTGCTATTATTTTAAATAGTATTCTTCTTTGTATAGTAATACTTAGTGTGGCTCGCTGGTCAAAAAGAAGTCCTAATCAAGCTCCTAAGGGATTTATCGGTTTTATGGAAATGTTCATAATGGATATAAACGATAATGTGATAAAGGCTTGTATTGGAAAGGGATATGAACGTTATGCACCATATTTGCTTACAGTATTTTTCTTTATATTCTTTAATAATATAATGGGGTTGATACCTATATTCCCAGGAGGTGCAAATGTTACCGGTAATATTGCAATAACACTTACATTAGCTTGTTGTACATTACTGGCTGTTAATCTTTTTGGTACTAAAGAATATTGGAAAGAAATATTTTGGCCGGATGTACCTTTAGCGTTGAAGCCGATTATGATTCCTATAGAAATAGTAGGTATCTTAACAAAACCATTCGCTTTGATGATTCGTCTCTTTGCAAATATGATGGCAGGTCACTCAGTTATTCTCAGTCTTGTATGTTTGGTGTTTATCACTGCTGTGATGGGACCTACTCTTAATGGCTCAATGACTGTACTATCTGTCTTTTTCGGAATCTTTATGAATATCCTTGAACTTTTGGTTGCATATATCCAGGCATATGTATTTACTATGCTTTCTGCAGTATTTATTGGGCTATCTCAGGTTCATGGTCATCACGCAAAATAA
- the atpE gene encoding ATP synthase F0 subunit C: protein MLGTVLLQAAAAGLGLGKLGAAIGAGIAAVGAGIGIGKIGSSAMEAIARQPESAGDIRMNMIIIAALVEGVALFAVVVCFLAL, encoded by the coding sequence ATGTTAGGAACAGTATTATTACAGGCAGCAGCTGCCGGTTTGGGATTAGGTAAATTAGGTGCAGCAATTGGTGCAGGTATCGCAGCAGTAGGAGCAGGTATTGGTATTGGTAAAATTGGTAGCTCTGCTATGGAAGCTATTGCTCGCCAACCTGAATCTGCCGGTGATATTCGTATGAATATGATTATTATTGCAGCCTTGGTTGAAGGTGTTGCATTATTCGCAGTTGTTGTTTGTTTCTTAGCTCTATAA
- the atpF gene encoding F0F1 ATP synthase subunit B produces MSLLQPEFGLLFWMLLSFVVVFIILAKFGFPIVTKMVEDRKLFIDKSLEAAKTANEQLAGIKADGEAMLAEAREEQVKILNDAAAIRDKIISEAKVTAQLEAKKQLDEVRLQIQAEKEEAIRDVRRQIAVLSVDIAEKVIRTSLKKDKEQMDMIDRLLDEVTVSKS; encoded by the coding sequence ATGTCATTATTACAACCTGAATTTGGACTTCTATTCTGGATGCTCCTCTCTTTCGTGGTGGTATTTATCATCCTTGCAAAGTTTGGTTTTCCTATTGTCACTAAGATGGTGGAAGACCGGAAGTTGTTTATTGATAAATCACTAGAGGCTGCAAAAACCGCAAATGAACAGTTGGCGGGTATTAAAGCAGATGGAGAAGCAATGCTGGCTGAAGCTCGTGAAGAACAGGTGAAAATCTTGAATGATGCAGCTGCTATTCGTGATAAGATAATCAGCGAAGCAAAAGTCACTGCTCAATTAGAAGCCAAAAAACAATTGGACGAAGTAAGACTTCAGATCCAGGCAGAGAAAGAAGAAGCTATCCGTGATGTACGCCGCCAGATAGCAGTTCTATCTGTTGATATTGCTGAAAAAGTAATACGTACTAGTCTGAAGAAAGACAAAGAGCAGATGGATATGATTGATCGTTTGTTGGATGAAGTGACAGTATCAAAATCATAA
- a CDS encoding F0F1 ATP synthase subunit delta has protein sequence MNIGIIPMRYAKALLAFAQDKGAEEKVFEEMTILAQSFSEHSSLKTVLDNPVLKSKDKHKLICTAAGTQVSDVFARFIELVLHHKREKHLQSIALMYQDLYRKIKLISIGSLVTATPLSAETEEQMRKMLMKDKKGTLEFKTSVDPEILGGFIFGIDTYRLDASVATQLKRVKAQFMDKNRKSI, from the coding sequence ATGAATATAGGTATTATTCCCATGCGTTACGCTAAAGCGTTATTAGCTTTTGCACAGGACAAAGGTGCGGAAGAGAAAGTTTTTGAAGAAATGACCATTCTGGCTCAAAGCTTTTCAGAACATTCTTCTCTTAAAACCGTACTTGATAATCCAGTGTTGAAGAGTAAAGATAAGCATAAGCTGATATGCACTGCGGCCGGTACTCAAGTGAGTGATGTATTTGCTCGTTTCATTGAATTGGTTTTGCATCATAAAAGAGAAAAGCACCTGCAATCCATCGCTTTGATGTATCAGGATTTATACCGCAAAATTAAACTTATCTCTATTGGTTCATTGGTAACAGCTACTCCTTTAAGTGCTGAAACAGAAGAACAGATGAGGAAAATGTTGATGAAAGATAAAAAAGGGACTTTGGAATTTAAAACTTCTGTAGATCCTGAAATTCTTGGTGGATTTATCTTTGGTATTGATACCTACCGTTTGGATGCTAGTGTAGCAACACAACTTAAACGAGTGAAAGCTCAGTTTATGGATAAGAATAGAAAAAGTATATAA